One window of Microbacterium sp. 1S1 genomic DNA carries:
- a CDS encoding TetR family transcriptional regulator encodes MENSAESTRERRKRRTTRALTEAARRLTTERGFAGFTVEELCADAGVSRRTFFNYFESKENAVFGFAVVDSRQEELEADFLERDGDLLDDFVLLTVERFALYDPIEHAAELFAVIEQEPRLLRAAFEQQEKHERRDIALVARRIGEDADAELRAEVLVHSVGALVRLCMEQLLHHHSTEPFADLITRRLRLARGLYSPSQKAP; translated from the coding sequence ATGGAGAACAGTGCAGAATCCACGCGTGAGCGGCGGAAGCGCCGGACCACGCGCGCGCTCACCGAGGCCGCGCGACGCTTGACCACGGAGCGCGGCTTCGCCGGCTTCACGGTCGAGGAGCTGTGCGCCGACGCCGGGGTCTCTCGACGGACGTTCTTCAACTACTTCGAGAGCAAGGAGAACGCGGTCTTCGGTTTCGCCGTCGTCGACTCGCGACAGGAGGAGCTCGAAGCGGACTTCCTCGAACGCGACGGCGACCTCCTGGACGACTTCGTGCTGCTCACGGTCGAGCGCTTCGCCCTCTACGACCCGATCGAGCATGCTGCCGAGCTCTTCGCCGTCATCGAGCAGGAGCCCCGGTTGCTGCGCGCGGCCTTCGAGCAGCAGGAGAAGCACGAGCGCCGCGACATCGCCCTCGTCGCCCGCCGGATCGGCGAGGACGCCGACGCGGAGCTCCGGGCAGAGGTGCTCGTGCATTCCGTCGGCGCGCTCGTCCGTCTCTGCATGGAACAGCTGCTGCACCACCACTCCACCGAGCCGTTCGCCGACCTGATCACCCGCCGGCTGCGCCTCGCGCGTGGCCTCTACTCCCCCTCACAGAAAGCCCCCTGA